From the Lathyrus oleraceus cultivar Zhongwan6 chromosome 3, CAAS_Psat_ZW6_1.0, whole genome shotgun sequence genome, the window AACTTTAAAAATGATTGGAAATTTTACAAGGTTAATATAATCATTTTATTATGTTTATATTTGAGGAGTTTTATTATGTTTATATTTGAGGAGTCTCAATTATAATTGGGTCCAcaaatttgaatttaaaattCCTAAAGTCCAAAACTAATCAACCCAAAGTTAATTTAAATATTCAACATCAAtctattaattaatttttttatatatataatagaTAGATTTGATTCAATTATTCAGTGGTGTAGCAAAATTCAAATTGTGTGCTTGGGATCATTATCAGTGACTACTAGGGTTCAACTTTAACAACAATAGAAACTATGAAGCGGCATCATTCGTCATCGACGGCTCTCCCCAATGAGCTTCTGGCAGAAATATTTTCCCTACTCGGTGTAAAATCTCTTATGCGATTCAAATGCGTTAACAAATCCTTCAATTCTCTCATCTCCGATCCTTACTTCGTTCACATGCATCTCAACAAATCACAACGAAACCCTAACCTCACACTAATTTCGCAACAAAATTACGAGACTCCTTTTACCGATTGCAGTGTCATAACCTTTCCAATATCTCACTTACTTGATAATTCGTCAACCATTGTTGAATTCTATCCTTACTATCAATTGAACGAGAATAACTCTAgttggtggattgttggttcatGCAATGGATTGCTCACTTTAATTGATACCAATATTCCACCTCTTAATCGCGATTCGCGCATCTGTTTCAAGAATCCAGCCACTAGGGCAAAAACTGAATACTTTTTACCATCTTCGAATATTTCCTTTCAGTTCGCTTTTGGTTACGATACTTTAAATGAAATCTATAAGGTGGTAGCGTTTCATGTAGAGTTGGATGTGAAACGTCGTAAAACAAGTATGGTGAAGTTTTGCGATGCAAGAACCATGGTGAAAGTTTTCAGCATGGGGGATGATTCTTGGAGAAATATTGAATCTTTTCCCGCGCTTCCGCTTTATAGATTTAATAATAATAGTATCAACAATGGTGTGTATTTGAGTGGTACTATGAACTGGTTGGCGCTTCGCGATTACTTTTGTTTCAATTATTTGTTATGTTCGAATGAGGGTAGTATTGATCTTGAGCAATTTCTGATTGTTTCACTTGATCTCTCCACCGAGACATATACTAAATTGTTGCTACCTCAGGGTTTTGATAAGGTGCCACGTTTTCCGCCGGCGCTTGTGGTTTTGAGGGATTGTCTTTGTTTATGTCATGATTTGGAGGAAACCCATTTTGTTATATGGCAGATGAAGAATTTTGGGTTTCAGGAGTCTTGGATTCAGTTATTTAAAATTAGTTATACGAATTTCTTTAAATGGTTGGATTTGTTGCCGATGTATCTTTCTGAGAATGGCGATACATTGATATTGGCAAACGATAGGTATGACGAAGCATTTATCTATAACTGCAAAGACAATAGAGTAGAGAAAATTGAAATTAGTGACAATATATTGTGGTCGCAGAGCAAGTATTTCACTGAAAGTTTGGTTTCAACTCGTTAAAAGTGAGTTTCTCTTCCACATTTTTCATGTTTCGACTTATTATTAGCTACAAGCTTCTATAATTTTAATGATGTACCGTTCTTTCATGAATAAATACTATACAACAGTGTCTTGTTCATTGTTTACTTCATCATCTTGTGTGTGTTTTTCTTCATAAATGAGTTGTTTGCCATCTAATGCAATAtcaatttttattttatcatattatATGGAATATGGACACGTGGATACTAAGGCAAGAGATATATAGAGGGGTGAGACTGAATATGAGTGTAATTTTTCAATCAGTTAGAATGTGCTTTTTATCAGACAGATATTAAGATTCTTTTTTAGTTAGGATAATTTAAATATTACAGTTAGTACTTTGTTTTGAGTTTGCTGAAAACAGTTAATCGAACAACAATCAAGATGATGTATCTGTTACAATTTATCCTTGTTTATATAAAATGTTTTACAATGTCATCTCCACTCTTGTTTTTGTTACTGAGCAAAACAATACAATGACCATTTGAGAGTTGTGAGCCATTTAATATAGGAAACTACTTAGGTAAAGTTCTTTAAATACTGTTGATCCAAGTTTGTACGAGTATTCACAAACACTGTCAGTCAACTATAGTACCCAAAATAGTTTGAACGTCACTTTTAGAGAAACTTATGTGAGTAACCAGAAGAACTTTATTTTAGTTCTATTTGTGAATTTTGAGGAGTGAGAAATTGAGAACTTTGGAAAGAGTGGAGTAAAAAAACAAAATAGACAAATCTCTACATTTTTTAAAAGAGTATTTTTGTAAAAAGTAGTAATAAATGAATACTTATTTATAACATATTTTTAATGTTAGCCACACATTAGATTTTAAAATTTTGGTTAAATCTTCAAACTCACTTTCAATACAGTTTTTAAATTCTTTCAGATTTGAAATGATCTTAAATTTCAAATGGTTGTGATGGTGACGATTATTGCAATTAATTTATACAAGATAGACTCAAATACGAAACTTAAAATTATAATGTTAATTTAAAGTGAAAGTCATGAACGTATCATTAttataaatatatttattttatcTCATGAATGAAGAAGATTTTGCCTCAATTAGTCAAACAAGATAACGAAGGACGATATGAGAATTTACCACTTTAATCATCGGTTTTTAAATAATTGAGAGGATATTTGAAATGTTCATAGATTTAATCCTCAACAAcaactttttttttaattttcataaCTATGTTGCATATGGTACTTACCTTTTGGTTCGAGGATTTCTTAATGCATCCGATATGTTTCTTATGCACCACGTGAAATTTTAAAAATGTTCCCAGTTTCTGTAGATGCATCTATGACGCATCAAAATGTCAGTTAACGTTAAAATATTCCAAAGATACATCTCCGGTGGAGGTTAAGTTGCGTCAGACTCTTCTCCTTCCTCATTTCACATTACTCAAACTCAATTCAACTTCAATCTCTCTCAAATTTCTTCTCTATACCAAGTCAAATTTCATTCAACAAGGCTCAAGGGAACTCAAAGGAACATCAATCTTCATCTGTAACATCATCCATCTTCATCAAAAATATCAATTTCTTGTAAGTTTTTCGAGTTTTCGATAAAAGTTTGAGTTTTTGTGTAAATAAATAGAAATCAATGATTAGGGTTACAAATGAGTAGAAATCACATTTAAGATAGTTTAGGTATAGTGTATTTGTTGGTTGCTGGATGAAATTGATGATCAAAACATGTTTTTTGAGTTTGCATGTGGTAGATTACGCCATTGACGCGACTTCTGAGTTGTAGAAAATTCTGGATATGCATCTTTGGAATTTTTCAGCGGTTTAATGCCTAGTAACTGGAGACGCATCTATAGAaatttctttgtttttttttattttcttactTGTGTTGTTTGCCTGCACTAATGGTCAGTCTTACTTTAACTTACAGGCATAATGGCTGATAGACATGATAGATTGAGGCATGGCAGGGTTGCTCACCACACATTCATTCGGCAGGAGAAGAGTCAGCAGTTTCTAGAGGCTCATGTTCCCTCTGGTCAGGCAGAGTCATCTACTTCTGGGGATCATGCTTTTCCTCATGCCATTCCATTTTCTTCTTCCCATAGGAGACATGATTCACTATCTGACGCATCACTCCCTCATCCTCCCGCGGGTGTCAGGATTCACCAGTGTCACCTCCTACCGATGATGCTGCTGATCTAGTCCCACCTCCTGTCCCACCTCTTACTGATGATGTTGTTGATTCAGTGTTACCTCTGGAGGGTGGGGTTGTTGTAGATGTTGAGCCAGTGGCTTTTGAAGATGGACTAGTTGATTTTTCCTTACTACCTATGTATCCAGACCATACTTCCAGACATATATGGGACGAAGAGGTAGCATTAGTTGgattctttatttatttttacaTTAATTTTAATTTCTAACATTGattatttttgacaaatttcaggAGCGTGATCCGTATAAGTTTCTTAACCACGGGAGAAAGATTGATGCATTGCCTCAGCCGAATGAGGAATGGTTTCAGTCGGTTTTGTCCTTATCTGGCCTAAAGGACTTGTGCATGACCAATTATATTACAGTTAACCACAtgatgcataattcattcatggAGAGATGACACTCAGAGACCTCTTCGTTTCATCTCTGACATTgtgagatgtctatcacactcgATGATGTCTCGTGTTCGCTACATCTTTCGATCAGAAGGAGATTCCTAGATCATGGGAGGATGACCAAAGTCGAGGCACTCGAGATAATGGTAGAGTATCTGGGGGTGAATCTAGGGGAGGCGATGGATGAGTTGGATAAGACCAGGGGTGCTCATGCTAGATTTGTATACCTGAAGAAGGTATATGAGGATGCGCTCCTGAGTGCACAATATGTTGATGGTGATGATGAGTAGGTTGCGCTCCACAAATCGCATGCATTAAGAGTATACCTAGTTTATTTGGTTGGCATTGCGATTTTAATAGACAAGAGTGCCACCTATACATATGTCGTCTACCTATATTACTTTATGGATTTCGAGCGGATCCATGAGTACAAACGGGGGAGGCTTATTTGATCTACCTGTATTCGAAGCTGAGCGATGGTTGTATATGGAAGAGGAAACAGGTCATAGCCAGCATCACACTACTGACGGTAATAATTATTGGTCTTTGAATATTTCtttgtcattttcatttcatctttgcAAAGTCATTTcatctttatatatatatatatatatatatatatatatatatatatatatatatatatatatatatatatatatatatatatatatatatatatatatatatatatatatatatatatatatattcatgaAATGTTTAAATTTTTAGACTATGAAATAAGTAGAGGGATACAAGTGTAGATACTATGTAATGAAACACATGTGAACATCGTCTCTGTCAGCATTGTTGATTCGTGAGATCAGGTATATAATATCATGAAATATTTTCAATAACATATTAATTTTCTATTATAATTCAAAGGCTTAAATAGTCTATTGGTCCCTATATCTTTTTATTGGGTCTGAGTCCTTATATCTCACTTTTATGTTCGTGTTAGTCCCTGGAGTTAGATTTTCGTTTAAAAAAGGTGACTTGGCAAACAGTGCACACGTGGAATTGTTTTTTAATTTTCTGGGTATAATACATGGAAAACCTAGTGGAAGGGAATTGAAAAAGAGGACTAAATCCAAAAAAAATGACACCATTTtacatctcttcttcttctcttcaaatcttcgtcgcttcttcttctcttttttctttGTTCAAAACTTCAAACCTAATGCATATTCAACCATGGCAACATCATCTATAGGTAATTTCTCTGAGTCTGAAATCCCAGTTTGTAGTTGCAATAAAGCAATGAGGATGTTCATATAATATTTAactaaaaaccctaaaagaaGATTCTGGAAGTGTACTCATTCAGGATTAGGTTGCTCGCTTTTCATATGGGATGATGAAGTTGAACGCAACACATCAACTGAATACAAAAAGTCAATCAGATGCAATTGCTCGGAGGTAGTTCAGGAGTTAGGTTGCACCATTAAATATCTTGAAGCTAGGGAAAAGGAGAAGATGAAATTGAAGTTGGAAAATGAAAGGGAGAAGACCAAAGTGTTTAAGCTTTTGTTGACTCTTTCATGGTGTTTGTTCTTTGCTTACCAAAAATGGTAGTGATTTTCATGTTCATGGtgtttgtaattttttttttggttttaGACCCTAGAAGAAAGGTAGTTGTTGAATTTCGTCCCTATAAGGATTAATTATTGAATGAATCAGAATgtttaaaaaatttaatttatgTCCCTTTTCTTCAACTTGGTTTTCAATAACATCAAAGCAATCTTCCAATCCAAGAGCCCTCTCATCCTCACTATCATCAAATGATAAACCATCAGCTTCAAAGTCATTATCATAATTGTTCTCACTGTCCTCTGTGTCTTCAACTTGTTAAACAACACCAACATTAGCTTCTTCAACCTATTCAACACCATCAACATTAGCTTCTTCAACCTTTTCAAAACCACCAGCACCATATTCTTGAAAATCACCTACATCAACTTCTTCTGCATTGCCTTTACCTTTATGTTCAACATATATTTGAACTGCACATTTCATTACCATGGCATATTGATATAACTTATCAGCATCACTATCACTAACCATTCTACTATATTATCAACATCATTATTATACCACTattgtaccccaaaatttgccctcctttttTATCTTTTCATTCAACCTTTAACTTGAGAatcatttgcatacattcatgtttcattcatatgcattaagcACTCATCCATACTTAGTAGTTGATCATTGTGGATCCAAGGTTCTTGGCTTGCaaagctagggtttgtgtatggATGAAAACCTAAAGGCATGACTTGGGTGTTCATTTGATCGTAGGGGATGAAAAACCCTAATGACTTGATATTTGGGACATGAGTTCAACAAAGTTCCATCATGGTACTcttaagggtctcaaaccctaattttCTGATAATTTACCGGTGAGGCTTCATGATTGTTCTCTGGGTCTTGTCTTGGCTTCTAAACCCTAGTTGAGGACTCATATATTGGAGATTTGCTTGTGAAGCATATTGATTGATTCAAAGACCTTAGTTGAAGGGTATGCCTCATGGAAATCCTAATCAGGGGAGATGTGGTCCTAATGCCCTTTGTGTGACCTCCCAAACCTAATTTCATATGACCATCCCTTTGTGGCTTGATTCCCTTGTTTGGTCAAGCTTCATTTAAGACTATTTATTTTTGGCTCATTATGAAGTTTCATTGATTAGATCAAGTTCATTTCAAGGCCCCATATGTCCCTCTGTGGCTTTATTTGTGACTTAGTTCATTAGACATCTTAGGCCTTTGTAAAGTTTGTTTCATGCTTGGCATAGTTCATTCAAGCCATATACATGTCCTTTGATTTATGATGAATTTCATTCAAGTCATAATCTTGATCATCATTCATGTTAATCAAATCATTGTCATTTTAATCTATGTTATCCATTCCAATCATTACAAGTCATGTTCAACTCATTTTTATTCCTTTTCATACATGTTCAAACAATGGTTCATGATATGTTCAAGTTCATTCAAGATCATACATGTACAAGATTCAATTTCAAAACCAATCAATTTCATTCAAATGGTCACTACAATCCATTATAATGATCATTACATAAAATTACCAAATTTGGCAACTTTTACTAagtgttgactttggtcaaaagttgactttttggtcaactttgaccaaagtcaacttaaCCTCTTTTCCCATTCTAAACCCTTTTCCTGACCTTCAAGATCCAACTTGATCCTTTGATTTTCCATTGGTATATGTTGCTTCCATTTTCAATGTCATGTTGCAAACCTTTTGTTCCAAAACCACCCTTCATGTGCTCATGACCAAGAAGCCTAACAATGTATGAATGAGGTCAGAACATGTCAAGCTTTCCATACACACATGTTTTTTAAACCAAGATGAAGAATGCAATGCAAAAGCAAACATCAAACCAAGCAATACGCTAAGCTAGAAATTCCAAACAAGAACATGTCATGAAACAAAAACCAAACTACATTAACACAGGATCATTACAGCAATAGTTCCATACATAAGCATCATCATTTAGTAGCATATCAAATGAACAAATCAAGTCCTACAACAAGTTCCTTGCAGTGCACAAACCAATCATCATAAATCCATGACCACCATGACCATGGTGATGGCTTTAGTTAATCGAGCAATCAACATCAGTAATTGGGCTGCAACATAGCTAACTTACAACACATCCTAACACTAATTGGCAGCATACATACATGTATAACAAGCATCACATTACAACATAGGTCAATAACATTAAGCATGTGACAATTCACAAAATCATTCATAACCAATCATTCCATGACTATGCCTAGCATGCTAATTGAACTGCTATTTCGCATATTGGCTCTAGGTGATTCAAGCTTAATTGAAAATCCATAACATACACTTTCCATTAGCATTTTCAATCCACATCATTTTCAACACAAGTTAACTCATAACATAACAATCATAGCATGGTCATAGCTCCTAGAAAGTTTTCCTTTAACAGCTCATTGGAGATACATTGTCATTTAAATGTGCAttcattttcaaattcaaaatacaattAACACATCCCTTCAGTATTAACTCAAAATTCCATTATAGCATATCCCATTTACTAAGCATTGTATTACAGCTAATGGCATCATATTCAAATCAGCTACCATCATGTTCAAAACAGGCTTAATAAACAAGTGGTTTAAATTATTAATCAAACCATTATTGACATAGCTAACTACTACTTTGTACCAATAGTTTGGTTTTGCTAACAAGTTATTTTCATAGCAGTCTACTAACATCACTCCATTCAAGTTAATAGTTTTGTAGCTAACCTAATTTAACTTCAATAGCAGAAAATGCAAGCTGTCATGTTAACTAATTCATAACAGAAATCATCTAACTTCCATAACTAACCATTTTGCCTCGAATTCCAATTCCATAGCTGAATTTCACTAACCCCTAAGTTGCCCTAAAAAAACTTACCTAACTACCTGCCCAATTCTGTTACAAGCTGTGAGCTCTATAAAAGCCTCGTCATTGCCAATCATTAGATCACGATCACAAATCTCAGAATTTTACTCTCACTCTGTTTTTTATCAATCCAAATTCTCTCCCTCTCTCACTCAAAGCTCTATTCAGAACTCCATTGAAGCTTCACCTTGAAGCTTCAAGAAGAGTGAGCTTAACCTTTCATCAATCTCAATTTAATCGTATCACAAAAAGAAGTTTGTGAGAAGAAGTGAAAGCAGAAGAAGAAGCATACATCAAGAGAGAGCCAAGAGCATACCTGTTAATCAAGTGATTTTCCATCTCCAGTTTGTCTTCTTTGATTCAACATTTCTCCGGAGCGATCCTCAGCTTCAGAGGTAGGTTCATCCTCACCCTTTCACTACAATCATGTTGTCATTTTGTAGCTTGCATCAGGGCAATTAAAAGCCCTAACATTTGTGGATCTGAATCTGTCTCTCCAATATGTAATTTGTATTTGAACCTCTAGGGTTCTTGAGCTCTTTAATCCAATTTTTGGAAATGGATCAGAAATTGGTTGAAATTGAGGATGGATTCGAATTGGGGAGGTGAAGATGATTCCAACAGAATATCTGGTTTGTGTTTCTGGTGGCCACAACCGCGAGAAGCGATTTTCAGTGTGGTGGCCCGCGACAGCCATTGATTTGATAGGGTGGGCAAAGAGAGTGCGCGTCTGTGCTCCATTCAAATTCAATTTTGGGGGCGCATATTGGAGTTTTTTTTGTTTCAAGCAATGACATGTGATTATGATGGGCTTATAACATTTTGGGTCTAACCATCCTTCAAACATCATCATCCCCAACTGATCCACATACCCCCTAGCTGTAGTGTTGTGGATCGTTTTTGTTTTTGCAGCAGAAATTCTTGGGCCTAAGGCCCATTCGCTGATCACACACCAGTTCCAGTTCTGCACCCCCAATATTTCTTTAGTTTAATTACATTTAATTCTAAATTGTAGCTTAATTAGATCTAATCGTGATTAATTCTTGGTAATCATTTACCTTAGGTTAATCTAGTTTTTAGGATTTAATTAGAAGTTAGAGATTAAATAGAATTTAGGATTAATTAGCATAGAATTTTAATTAGACTAAAATTAGGACTAATTAGATTTTTAATTGATGTTTTAGAATTTAGCTTAATTTCTAAAAAATTAGGttatttgatttgattaaaaTAGATTTTAGAGCTTGATTAATTTTTAGATTCTAGTTAGAGttttaattagaatttaatttttttttcataattgACATTTCATGTGAAAATACCATTTTACGCTTAGGGTTATTTTTGTCATTTTAGCCATAAGAATGCATGTTCCTTTAGGACTAAATTTTGACTTAGAATATTTGCTAGTTTAATCAAGTTTTTTTATGGAATATTTGATTAGTATGACTTTAATTGTGGCATGCTCCCTTAAGAATAGCTTGTGAATAATCTTAACCCTTATATTATGTTAATCACAATTTTCAAATCAATTCAAACCCTTCGATCCaagttgatcaaaagcaattttgattagCTAAATATTTTGATCATGTATAATCCCACAGTccattcaagtgatcaaaagtcccttgatcacttgatatgaCTATTTCTAACACTGTGGATCTCTAAGCTCCAAGTCCAGACTTTCATGCAAGGCATCTTAGTCAAATCAGGCAGCAAATTATACAAGATAcatcaaaggtcaacacttggtaacTACGATTCAAATTGTATACCACAtgccttaagtaatgaggaatgatgagacggagtTTCTCCTACCCTCATCTAGAGTGACTTTGCATACGGGGTGTAGGTCCCATCTATTTAAAGCATTTGTCTTCATTTATAGACTTTAATACAATACGAATCAAATAAATTTCCAAATCTTCTTCATAAAGCAATATCAACTCAAGGAGAAGCAATGATGATTCTTCTCTAACAACTTGTTAGTTATGATAAAAACATACGACATGCACCTAAAGTAATGAGGAATAATGAGACAGAGTTTCTCttacccttgtctagagtgactttgcgtacGAGGCGTATGCCCTAGCTATTCAAACCAATCGCCCTCATTCATATACTTTAGTATGATACTTATCAAACAATTGTCAAgcactcttcatattccattaTTAATCAATCACTTATTTTGCCTCAATCATCTTGCTGTCAGCCCTAGTAGACTGAACTACGAAAGCCCTGACTTTttcattgcacgatgagaatacgtaggcaggAGGATTCAGATTCTCCGCGAGATGCCTTATTTATTTCTACCCTATTTATTAATACTTCACTATCCATTCAATtaataccatctttttgagatcaaacAATATATTATTTCTTGGATTCCATGCACATCCTGTTAGGACGACCTAATCAAAGTCCACCTAGTGAACCAAGAGAGGTTTGCCTTGATATCAAACACTTTATTCCTTCTTCTTTTTTTGACAATATGCctttactctttggttcaaagtttattccttcatggatccgATATACCACTCTTCTCCGATCTCAAATTGTTTGTTTCCTACGGTGATATACCGTTCCTTGTACCCAAACAATACTTTCTTATGGGccccatatatatatatatatatatatatatatatatatatatatatatatatatatatatatatatatatatatatatatatatatatatatatatatatatatatatataaatggaaattgtaacaatttgatatgaccaaaaatctctttttatttatataaattggagcctagtggaggcatagcaaagtaaggcacctgcttccattgcggtaagaccggacactggaagagaatctgcccaaagtacctggaagataagaagaatggagtagagacttcaacttcaggtatttttgttattgaaattaatttatctaattatgcatcatgggt encodes:
- the LOC127131654 gene encoding F-box/kelch-repeat protein At3g23880-like — its product is MKRHHSSSTALPNELLAEIFSLLGVKSLMRFKCVNKSFNSLISDPYFVHMHLNKSQRNPNLTLISQQNYETPFTDCSVITFPISHLLDNSSTIVEFYPYYQLNENNSSWWIVGSCNGLLTLIDTNIPPLNRDSRICFKNPATRAKTEYFLPSSNISFQFAFGYDTLNEIYKVVAFHVELDVKRRKTSMVKFCDARTMVKVFSMGDDSWRNIESFPALPLYRFNNNSINNGVYLSGTMNWLALRDYFCFNYLLCSNEGSIDLEQFLIVSLDLSTETYTKLLLPQGFDKVPRFPPALVVLRDCLCLCHDLEETHFVIWQMKNFGFQESWIQLFKISYTNFFKWLDLLPMYLSENGDTLILANDRYDEAFIYNCKDNRVEKIEISDNILWSQSKYFTESLVSTR